The Agromyces sp. 3263 DNA segment CTGCTCGTCGTCGCCTTCGAGGGATGGAACGACGCCGGCGAGGCGGCGACCGGGGCGGCGAAGCTGCTCGCGGAGCGGCTCGGCCTCGTCGAGATCGCCGCGGTCGACCCGGAGCTGTACTTCGACTACCAGTTCACCCGGCCCACGGTTGTGATGGGCGACGACGGCTCGCGCCGGCTCGAATGGCCCGGCGCCGCGATCCTCGGCCCAGGCGGGGCGCCGACCGACGACGTCGACGAACAGGTCACCGGCCCGGGCGCCGACACCCTCCACGTGCTCCTCGGGGCCGAGCCGGCGCGCAGCTGGAAGGGCTTCGCCGCCGAGCTCGTCGACGCCGCGCTCACCGCCGACATCGAGGGCGTCGTGCTCCTCGGCGCCATGCTCGCCGACGCGCCGCACACCCGCCCCCTGTCGGTCTTCGCGTCGAGCGAGAACCGCGAGGTGCGCGACGCACTCGGCGTGGAGCGCTCGAGCTACGAGGGGCCCGTCGGCATCCTCAGCGTCATCGCCGACCAGGCGGAGCGCGCCGGCATCCCCACCGTGTCGCTCTGGGCCTCGGTGCCGCACTACG contains these protein-coding regions:
- a CDS encoding PAC2 family protein, with translation MDQRAGFEGGRLLVVAFEGWNDAGEAATGAAKLLAERLGLVEIAAVDPELYFDYQFTRPTVVMGDDGSRRLEWPGAAILGPGGAPTDDVDEQVTGPGADTLHVLLGAEPARSWKGFAAELVDAALTADIEGVVLLGAMLADAPHTRPLSVFASSENREVRDALGVERSSYEGPVGILSVIADQAERAGIPTVSLWASVPHYVHNAPSPKAVLALLGKLEELTGLSIPRGTLETEAQAWEAGVDALAADDEDMAGYITQLEQARDAVDAPEASGEAIAQEFERYLRRRGEGPDGRADGRDGREGPRDEPWRPRDGA